A genome region from Gossypium hirsutum isolate 1008001.06 chromosome A04, Gossypium_hirsutum_v2.1, whole genome shotgun sequence includes the following:
- the LOC107949259 gene encoding chlorophyll a-b binding protein 8, chloroplastic, with product MLGAVGAIAPEILGKAGLIPAETALLWFRTSVIPPAGTYNYWADPYTLFVFEMALMGFAEHRRFQDWAKPGSMGKQYFLGFEKYLGGSGEPAYPGGPLFNPLGFVKDEKSLKDLKLKEVKNGRLEMLAILGYFIQRLVTGVGPYQNLLDHLADPFNNNVLTNHKFH from the coding sequence ATGTTGGGTGCAGTAGGTGCGATTGCCCCTGAAATACTTGGGAAGGCCGGTCTTATCCCAGCAGAAACAGCCCTCCTTTGGTTTAGAACTAGTGTGATCCCACCAGCAGGGACATACAACTATTGGGCAGACCCTTACACTTTGTTTGTGTTCGAGATGGCACTCATGGGATTTGCAGAGCACAGAAGGTTCCAAGACTGGGCCAAACCAGGTTCGATGGGGAAACAATATTTCTTGGGGTTCGAGAAGTACCTTGGAGGGTCTGGTGAGCCGGCATACCCTGGAGGACCACTGTTTAACCCACTTGGTTTTGTGAAAGATGAGAAGTCATTGAAGGATTTGAAGCTGAAAGAAGTGAAGAATGGGAGATTGGAAATGTTGGCAATCTTGGGTTACTTCATACAAAGGCTCGTGACAGGTGTAGGACCATACCAGAACCTGTTGGATCACTTGGCTGACCCTTTCAATAACAATGTCTTGACTAACCACAAGTTCCATTAG